In Halobaculum sp. XH14, a single genomic region encodes these proteins:
- a CDS encoding Mrp/NBP35 family ATP-binding protein, producing the protein MDEATVRERLTAVEDPALGDDIVSLGLVNAVEVDDDAGEVRVSLALGAPYSPDETAMAGRVREELDGTGYDVDLSANIPGEVAGEDAVLPNVTNVIAVASGKGGVGKSTVAVNLAAGLSKLGARVGLFDADVYGPNVPRMVDADEAPKATGEETIVPPEKYGMRLMSMAFLVGEDDPVIWRGPMVHKVLTQLVEDVEWGHLDYMVLDLPPGTGDTQLTILQTMPLTGAVIATTPEDVALDDANKGLRMFGKHETNVLGIVENMSGFVCPDCGSEHEVFGKGGGKAFAADNDLPFLGGVPLDPAVRKGGDGGEPIVLREDSETADAFKLVTENVANNVGVVQRRKVSSHSTTDAPTQ; encoded by the coding sequence ATGGACGAAGCAACGGTTCGTGAGCGACTCACGGCCGTCGAGGACCCCGCGCTCGGCGACGACATCGTCTCGCTGGGGCTGGTGAACGCCGTCGAGGTGGACGACGACGCGGGCGAGGTTCGCGTCTCGCTCGCGCTCGGCGCGCCGTACTCGCCCGACGAGACGGCGATGGCCGGCCGGGTCCGGGAGGAACTCGACGGGACCGGCTACGACGTCGACCTCTCGGCGAACATCCCCGGCGAGGTGGCGGGGGAGGACGCGGTGTTGCCGAACGTGACGAACGTCATCGCGGTCGCGTCCGGAAAGGGCGGGGTCGGGAAGTCGACGGTCGCGGTGAACCTCGCGGCCGGGCTCTCGAAACTGGGTGCGAGAGTCGGCCTGTTCGACGCCGACGTGTACGGGCCGAACGTGCCGCGGATGGTCGACGCCGACGAGGCACCGAAGGCGACGGGCGAGGAGACGATCGTGCCCCCCGAGAAGTACGGGATGCGCCTGATGAGCATGGCGTTCCTCGTCGGGGAGGACGACCCCGTCATCTGGCGCGGGCCGATGGTCCACAAGGTGCTCACCCAGCTCGTCGAGGACGTCGAGTGGGGCCACCTCGACTACATGGTGCTCGACCTGCCGCCGGGGACGGGCGACACGCAGCTGACCATCCTCCAGACGATGCCGCTCACGGGCGCGGTCATCGCCACGACGCCCGAGGACGTCGCGCTCGACGACGCGAACAAGGGCCTGCGGATGTTCGGCAAGCACGAGACGAACGTGCTCGGCATCGTCGAGAACATGAGCGGGTTCGTCTGTCCCGACTGCGGCAGCGAGCACGAGGTGTTCGGCAAGGGCGGCGGGAAGGCGTTCGCCGCGGACAACGACCTGCCGTTCCTCGGCGGCGTCCCGCTCGACCCGGCGGTCAGGAAGGGCGGCGACGGCGGGGAGCCCATCGTGTTGCGCGAGGACTCGGAGACGGCGGACGCGTTCAAACTCGTCACCGAGAACGTCGCCAACAACGTCGGCGTCGTGCAGCGACGGAAAGTGAGCAGTCACTCGACCACCGACGCCCCGACTCAGTAA
- the moaA gene encoding GTP 3',8-cyclase MoaA encodes METPLADDFGRAVTGVRVSLTDRCNFDCVYCHNEGLGDTRGPMDPQDDEMSADDVVRFLEVAAEFGVDSVKFTGGEPMLRDDLEEIVRRTPDSMETSMTTNGTFLPGRAEGLVDAGLDRVNVSQDALDPDEFAEITKSGAYDRVMEGVEAALDAGLAPLKLNMVVFEHTAGYVEGMVEHVADNNGLQLQLIEYMPELTGRPEWNVDIGRVHDWLADIADRVEHREMHDRRRYFVAGGMVEIVDPVENETFCANCGRVRVTHEGYLKGCLNRNDDLKSMGEMTKPEIREAYREVVADRVPYYGEYLVENDRGEYEINEEYIGA; translated from the coding sequence ATGGAGACGCCCCTGGCGGACGACTTCGGGCGCGCCGTGACCGGGGTGCGCGTCTCGCTCACGGACCGGTGCAACTTCGACTGCGTCTACTGTCACAACGAGGGGCTGGGAGACACGCGCGGCCCGATGGACCCGCAGGACGACGAGATGTCGGCTGACGACGTCGTCCGCTTTCTGGAGGTCGCCGCCGAGTTCGGCGTCGACTCCGTGAAGTTCACGGGCGGCGAGCCGATGCTCCGCGATGACCTGGAGGAGATCGTCCGCCGCACGCCGGACTCGATGGAGACGTCCATGACGACGAACGGGACGTTCCTCCCGGGTCGCGCCGAGGGACTGGTCGACGCCGGCCTCGACCGCGTGAACGTCTCGCAGGACGCGCTCGACCCGGACGAGTTCGCCGAGATCACGAAGTCGGGCGCGTACGACAGGGTGATGGAAGGGGTCGAGGCCGCCCTGGACGCGGGGCTCGCCCCGCTGAAGCTGAACATGGTCGTGTTCGAGCACACCGCCGGCTACGTCGAGGGGATGGTCGAGCACGTCGCCGACAACAACGGCCTCCAGCTCCAGCTCATCGAGTACATGCCCGAACTCACGGGCCGGCCCGAGTGGAACGTCGACATCGGGCGCGTCCACGACTGGCTCGCCGACATCGCGGACCGCGTCGAGCACCGCGAGATGCACGACCGGCGGCGCTACTTCGTGGCCGGCGGGATGGTCGAGATCGTCGATCCCGTCGAGAACGAGACGTTCTGTGCCAACTGCGGGCGCGTCCGGGTCACCCACGAGGGCTACCTGAAGGGCTGTCTCAACCGCAACGACGACCTGAAGTCGATGGGCGAGATGACGAAGCCGGAGATCAGGGAGGCGTACCGCGAGGTCGTCGCCGACCGCGTCCCGTACTACGGCGAGTACCTCGTCGAGAACGACCGCGGCGAGTACGAGATCAACGAGGAGTACATCGGCGCGTAA
- a CDS encoding dehydratase — translation MDPADVPDEGTTISHERTFRREDVRQFADVSGDRGVHHEEPDERGRLLVHGLLTATLPTKIGGDLDVLAREMDFEFHRPVYTGERIVCEVVLDSVERADADARADVEASIECRRGEEVVLTGGFEGVVLA, via the coding sequence ATGGACCCGGCCGACGTCCCGGACGAGGGGACGACGATCAGCCACGAGCGCACGTTCCGCCGCGAGGACGTCAGGCAGTTCGCCGACGTCTCGGGCGACCGCGGCGTCCACCACGAGGAACCCGACGAACGGGGTCGACTCCTCGTCCATGGCCTGCTCACCGCGACGCTGCCGACGAAGATCGGCGGCGACCTCGACGTGCTCGCCCGGGAGATGGACTTCGAGTTCCACCGGCCGGTGTACACGGGCGAACGGATCGTCTGCGAGGTCGTGCTCGACTCGGTCGAGCGCGCCGACGCCGACGCGCGCGCTGACGTCGAGGCGAGCATCGAGTGTCGAAGGGGCGAGGAGGTGGTCCTGACCGGCGGGTTCGAGGGCGTCGTGTTGGCGTGA
- a CDS encoding 3-keto-5-aminohexanoate cleavage protein has product MTYEEYLDGKPVVITAALTGGIQGKETHPGLPETPDEIAAAAAACEEAGAAVVHLHARRENGERAFSTERFQAVTDAVREATGNLIIQHSTGGTAAPDALRAEPLRTDPAPEMASLDMGPMNRGRRLTSENTRDTIDGLHAEMRERGIKPELEVFNSGHLNESFRIVEELDAPPYLNLIFGPGTLSPPSPANVQNMVDQLPDGAEFNVIGFGPHQLPLTTQSLLLGGHVRVGLEDNSYYRKGERATNERLVERAARIAEELGRPVASPAAARDLLGI; this is encoded by the coding sequence ATGACCTACGAAGAGTACCTCGACGGCAAACCCGTCGTCATCACGGCGGCGCTGACGGGAGGTATCCAGGGGAAGGAGACGCATCCGGGGCTGCCGGAGACCCCCGACGAGATCGCGGCGGCGGCCGCTGCCTGCGAGGAGGCAGGCGCGGCGGTCGTCCACCTCCACGCGCGCAGAGAGAACGGCGAGCGCGCGTTCTCGACCGAGCGCTTCCAGGCGGTGACCGACGCCGTGCGCGAGGCGACCGGGAATCTCATCATCCAGCACTCGACCGGCGGGACGGCCGCGCCGGACGCGCTCCGCGCCGAACCCCTCCGGACTGACCCGGCACCTGAGATGGCGAGCCTCGACATGGGCCCGATGAACCGCGGGCGACGCCTGACGAGCGAGAACACCCGCGACACGATCGACGGCCTCCACGCCGAGATGCGCGAGCGGGGGATCAAGCCCGAACTGGAGGTGTTCAACAGCGGCCACCTCAACGAGTCGTTCCGCATCGTCGAGGAACTGGACGCTCCGCCGTACCTGAACCTCATCTTCGGCCCCGGGACGCTCTCGCCGCCGTCGCCGGCGAACGTCCAGAACATGGTCGACCAGCTCCCCGACGGCGCGGAGTTCAACGTCATCGGGTTCGGTCCCCACCAGCTCCCGCTGACGACCCAGTCGCTGCTGCTGGGCGGCCACGTCCGCGTCGGCCTCGAGGACAACAGCTACTACCGGAAAGGCGAGCGCGCGACGAACGAGCGACTCGTCGAGCGCGCGGCCCGGATCGCCGAGGAACTGGGCCGGCCCGTCGCCTCGCCCGCGGCGGCGCGCGACCTGCTCGGCATCTGA
- a CDS encoding amidase, with amino-acid sequence MNEGRWDGPEAVARRLADRARSLSGDDTRPAFPPVEPARRVDPHDAFARAIETPEAVEGPLGDLDVSTKDNVAVRGVTHRAGTGGLAWEPTHDATVVERLRAAGADLVGTTRMDPFALGVTGEACVAGRTENPTVPGAVPGGSSSGSAATVATGAADASLGTDTAGSVRVPAAFCGVVGVKPTFDLVPRTGVLDLAPTLDHVGVLAEDVETASRVLEVVSGGDPLRPATAHAERLSLAESLDSRLGRVRVGVPEPFVGAAGTGVRATFEGTLAELSGRPGVTVERVAFPEHDDARILNQLHTLREFAELRERGGHPVGDGRFPEMRAALSTSLAEADVPPRVRRLAAAGERLRTEGRDAYGAAWDARRRQVRRVEACFDRVDVLATPTTPVTAPAFGTVGDRAGHDVSPAEIVSNTAPFNNTGSPAVSVPCGRHAGSPVGLQIAAPRGEDALALRVALAVERLD; translated from the coding sequence ATGAACGAGGGACGGTGGGACGGGCCCGAGGCGGTGGCCCGTCGTCTCGCGGACCGCGCGCGGTCACTGTCCGGCGACGACACCCGCCCGGCGTTCCCCCCCGTCGAACCGGCTCGGCGGGTGGACCCCCACGACGCGTTCGCACGCGCCATCGAGACGCCCGAAGCGGTCGAGGGTCCCCTCGGGGACCTCGACGTCTCGACGAAGGACAACGTCGCGGTCCGGGGAGTCACCCACCGGGCGGGGACCGGCGGGCTGGCCTGGGAGCCGACCCACGACGCGACCGTCGTCGAGCGACTCCGGGCTGCCGGCGCCGACCTCGTGGGCACGACCCGGATGGACCCGTTCGCGCTCGGCGTGACCGGGGAGGCCTGCGTCGCGGGCAGGACGGAGAACCCGACCGTCCCCGGCGCGGTTCCGGGCGGCTCCTCGAGCGGGAGCGCGGCCACGGTGGCTACCGGTGCCGCCGACGCGTCACTCGGCACCGACACCGCCGGTAGCGTCCGCGTGCCGGCCGCGTTCTGTGGCGTCGTCGGCGTGAAACCGACGTTCGATCTCGTCCCGCGGACCGGCGTCCTCGACCTGGCGCCGACGCTCGATCACGTCGGCGTGCTGGCCGAGGACGTCGAGACTGCGAGCCGGGTGCTCGAGGTCGTCAGCGGCGGCGACCCGCTCAGGCCCGCGACGGCCCACGCCGAGCGCCTCTCGCTCGCCGAGTCGCTCGATTCCCGACTCGGCCGGGTCCGCGTCGGCGTCCCGGAGCCGTTCGTCGGCGCGGCCGGGACCGGCGTGCGGGCGACGTTCGAGGGGACGCTGGCGGAACTCTCGGGCCGCCCCGGCGTGACCGTCGAACGGGTCGCGTTCCCCGAGCACGACGACGCTCGGATCCTCAACCAGCTCCACACGCTGCGGGAGTTCGCCGAACTGCGCGAACGCGGCGGTCACCCGGTCGGTGACGGTCGCTTCCCGGAGATGCGTGCCGCACTGTCGACGAGCCTCGCGGAGGCTGACGTCCCGCCGCGCGTTCGCCGGCTCGCGGCGGCCGGCGAGCGGTTGCGGACCGAGGGGCGGGACGCGTACGGCGCGGCCTGGGACGCCCGTCGCCGGCAGGTCCGCCGGGTCGAGGCGTGCTTCGACCGGGTCGACGTACTCGCGACGCCGACGACGCCCGTGACGGCTCCGGCGTTCGGAACCGTCGGGGACCGCGCCGGACACGACGTCTCGCCCGCCGAGATCGTCTCGAACACCGCGCCGTTCAACAACACCGGTTCGCCCGCGGTCTCGGTCCCGTGCGGTCGGCACGCGGGCTCGCCGGTCGGTCTGCAGATCGCCGCGCCGCGCGGCGAGGACGCGCTCGCGCTCCGGGTCGCGCTCGCGGTCGAGCGCCTCGATTGA
- a CDS encoding DUF456 domain-containing protein, whose protein sequence is MPFAGVRDDMVELVTVVALLLLVAGVVGSVVPLVPAGLASLAGVYVYYVFDAPGGGNDLGLWLLLGFTVVGLLTAAVDHFGGALASKAGGAETKTMVLAAVASFALLFVFGPLGVVLGVVAVVLGSELYAGKEFEEAAVTSGWTIVGLLASAAAQFLLTFSMLVGFVVFVLLLN, encoded by the coding sequence AACTCGTCACGGTCGTCGCCCTCCTCCTCCTCGTCGCCGGCGTCGTCGGGAGCGTGGTCCCGCTCGTCCCGGCGGGGCTCGCCTCGCTGGCGGGCGTATACGTCTACTACGTCTTCGACGCACCGGGCGGGGGGAACGACCTCGGACTCTGGCTCCTGCTCGGGTTCACGGTCGTCGGGCTGCTCACGGCGGCCGTCGACCACTTCGGCGGCGCGCTGGCGTCGAAGGCCGGCGGGGCCGAGACGAAGACGATGGTTCTCGCCGCCGTGGCGTCGTTCGCCCTCCTGTTCGTCTTCGGCCCGCTCGGGGTGGTGCTCGGCGTCGTCGCCGTCGTCCTCGGCTCGGAGCTGTACGCCGGAAAGGAGTTCGAGGAGGCGGCCGTGACGTCGGGATGGACGATCGTGGGGCTGCTCGCCTCCGCCGCGGCCCAGTTCCTCCTGACGTTCTCGATGCTCGTGGGGTTCGTCGTCTTCGTCCTGCTCCTCAACTGA